A genomic window from Anthocerotibacter panamensis C109 includes:
- a CDS encoding WD40/YVTN/BNR-like repeat-containing protein, translating into MNRLCTLLLATWVTLCPVVLAETSLDALMLKGLTARSIGPAAMGGRVSDLALDPKDPFTFYVGLGTGGLMKTSDNGGSFQGVFEQESVAAVGAVAVAPSDPKVIWVGTGEANDRNSSSWGHGVFRSTDGAATWTNVGLTQSKTIARIVIHPKDPNTAWVAASGDLWGPSPERGLYKTTDGGKTWKVVLSAPAPYTNRVGATDVALDPSNPNILYAALYARERKPWAFSAGPEATDGKDLGGIFKSSDGGTTWSKLTEGLPTDTGRIGLAVYPKNPKILYAVVQSDSAGTSTIDDIKSKRGGVFRSEDGGTHWTRVNALNPRPFYFSQIRVDPQNDQRIYVLGFALHISEDGGKTFREDRFKNVHPDNHALAIDPNHPQRILLGNDGGLYQSYNAGAQWEHLNRIAAGEFYRINVDMGTPYRVCGGLQDNLNWIGPSLTRTKEGILNSDWTNIGGGDGFYCLFDQEDPKLVFAESQQGFVHRLNLQTGEFKDLRPEPAEGQPAFRFHWNAPLIPSLHTPRAMYLAGNRVFKLTERGAQWRVISPDLSTQDPQKTTTAGSGAENYGVVYTLAESPLKPGLLWAGTDDGKVWLTPDEGKSWTDLTPNLPASIQGQWMSRIEASHHDPQVAYLAVDAHRAGIYKPLAYRTADGGKTWQDISADLPPDHPVKVLREDLKNPNLLYAGTEFALWVSLDRGGHWIKFGGLPTVAVDDLVIHPRDLDLVIATHGRSLYVLDDLRPLEELTPAVQAKAVYLFTPRPAYGFYPLPGFKDSNGSAVFRGENPPTGALLSFYVKSFTGEPVDLAITNAQGQPVANLSAPGTPGLQRVTWDLKPTKDLLTEYGGEGQKFVKSGEYTITLTYGKTTQTQKLQVAIAPGIETR; encoded by the coding sequence ATGAACCGACTGTGCACCCTCCTCCTAGCCACATGGGTTACGCTCTGCCCGGTCGTTTTGGCTGAGACGTCGCTAGATGCTCTGATGCTCAAGGGTTTGACAGCTCGCAGTATCGGCCCGGCGGCGATGGGCGGGCGGGTTTCAGATCTTGCGCTCGACCCGAAAGACCCCTTCACTTTTTATGTGGGGCTCGGGACGGGGGGGCTGATGAAGACCAGCGACAATGGCGGCAGTTTCCAGGGTGTTTTTGAACAAGAGTCTGTGGCAGCGGTCGGGGCGGTCGCAGTAGCACCCTCCGACCCCAAAGTCATCTGGGTCGGGACCGGCGAGGCCAATGACCGCAATAGTTCCAGTTGGGGGCATGGCGTGTTCCGCTCCACCGATGGCGCAGCGACTTGGACCAATGTCGGACTCACCCAGAGCAAGACCATCGCTCGTATCGTCATCCATCCCAAAGACCCCAATACTGCCTGGGTCGCAGCTTCCGGGGATCTCTGGGGACCGAGCCCAGAGCGGGGACTCTACAAAACCACCGACGGGGGCAAGACCTGGAAGGTAGTTCTGAGCGCCCCGGCACCCTACACCAACCGTGTCGGAGCGACAGATGTGGCCCTCGACCCCAGCAATCCCAATATTCTCTATGCCGCCCTCTACGCCCGCGAGCGCAAACCCTGGGCCTTTAGTGCGGGACCGGAAGCCACAGACGGTAAAGACTTGGGCGGCATTTTCAAAAGCAGCGATGGCGGGACGACTTGGAGCAAGCTCACCGAGGGCCTACCCACCGATACAGGGCGCATTGGGCTCGCAGTCTATCCCAAAAACCCCAAAATCCTCTACGCGGTGGTCCAAAGTGATAGCGCCGGGACCAGCACTATTGATGACATCAAGAGCAAGCGTGGCGGAGTCTTTCGCTCTGAAGACGGGGGCACCCATTGGACGCGCGTCAACGCCCTCAACCCCCGGCCCTTCTATTTCAGCCAGATCCGCGTCGATCCCCAAAATGACCAGCGAATCTATGTCTTGGGCTTCGCACTCCACATCTCCGAGGATGGCGGGAAGACCTTCCGGGAGGACCGTTTCAAAAACGTTCACCCCGATAACCACGCCCTTGCTATCGACCCTAACCACCCCCAGCGAATTCTGCTCGGGAACGATGGCGGGCTTTACCAGAGCTATAACGCCGGGGCGCAATGGGAACACCTTAACCGCATCGCCGCGGGAGAGTTTTATCGCATCAACGTGGACATGGGCACGCCCTACCGGGTCTGCGGCGGGTTGCAGGACAACCTCAACTGGATTGGCCCGAGCCTGACGCGCACGAAAGAGGGCATTCTCAACAGCGACTGGACCAATATTGGTGGGGGCGATGGTTTTTACTGCCTCTTTGACCAGGAGGACCCCAAGCTGGTCTTCGCCGAGTCTCAGCAGGGTTTTGTCCATCGGCTCAACCTCCAGACCGGTGAATTTAAAGACCTGCGCCCCGAACCTGCCGAGGGTCAGCCCGCCTTTCGCTTTCACTGGAACGCACCCCTTATCCCCAGCCTACATACGCCCCGAGCGATGTATTTGGCCGGAAATCGGGTCTTTAAGCTGACCGAGCGCGGCGCGCAATGGCGCGTGATCAGCCCCGACCTCTCCACCCAAGACCCCCAAAAGACGACCACTGCCGGTAGCGGAGCCGAGAACTACGGTGTGGTCTACACCCTAGCCGAATCCCCCCTCAAGCCGGGACTCCTCTGGGCTGGGACCGACGACGGCAAAGTCTGGCTCACCCCGGATGAGGGCAAGAGCTGGACCGACTTAACCCCCAACCTACCCGCTTCCATCCAAGGCCAATGGATGAGCCGGATCGAAGCGAGCCATCACGACCCGCAGGTGGCCTATCTCGCTGTAGATGCACACCGGGCAGGCATCTATAAGCCTTTGGCCTACCGGACAGCAGACGGCGGTAAGACCTGGCAGGATATCAGTGCAGACTTGCCTCCAGACCACCCGGTCAAAGTCCTCCGCGAAGACCTAAAAAATCCCAATCTACTCTACGCCGGGACCGAATTTGCTCTGTGGGTGAGTCTCGATCGGGGCGGGCATTGGATCAAGTTTGGCGGGCTACCGACGGTAGCTGTAGACGATTTGGTGATTCACCCGCGCGATCTAGACCTAGTGATCGCGACACATGGTCGCAGCCTCTATGTTTTGGATGACCTAAGACCCCTTGAGGAGCTGACCCCCGCAGTCCAAGCCAAGGCGGTCTATCTCTTTACCCCCCGTCCAGCCTATGGCTTTTATCCGCTACCGGGCTTTAAGGACTCCAATGGTAGTGCGGTCTTCCGGGGTGAAAATCCACCGACGGGTGCGCTGCTCAGTTTTTACGTCAAAAGCTTCACTGGAGAACCCGTAGACTTGGCTATCACCAACGCCCAAGGCCAACCCGTCGCCAACCTGAGCGCCCCCGGTACCCCCGGACTCCAGCGCGTCACCTGGGACTTGAAACCAACCAAAGACCTGCTCACAGAGTACGGTGGAGAGGGTCAAAAATTTGTCAAGTCCGGCGAATACACCATCACCCTCACCTACGGCAAAACCACTCAGACCCAAAAGCTCCAAGTGGCTATTGCTCCAGGAATCGAGACGCGCTGA
- a CDS encoding response regulator: MRIRILFVDDDPAQRYLVGSCLTDAGYEVATVTTAGEALEILARFVPDLMITDINLPKVSGFELARAIQDSEQAGQFPIIFLSGQNTLENRVQSYDIGGDYFIAKPWSSEELIAVIASSLRRNRVTRETTTLV; the protein is encoded by the coding sequence GTGCGTATAAGAATTTTGTTCGTCGATGATGACCCGGCCCAGCGGTATCTGGTGGGAAGCTGCCTCACCGACGCGGGCTACGAAGTCGCAACCGTCACAACTGCCGGGGAAGCGCTGGAGATCCTGGCCCGTTTCGTGCCGGACTTGATGATTACTGATATCAACCTGCCCAAGGTCAGCGGCTTTGAGTTAGCGCGGGCGATCCAGGACAGCGAACAGGCGGGCCAATTCCCGATCATTTTCCTCTCAGGACAGAACACCCTAGAGAATCGGGTCCAGAGCTATGACATCGGCGGCGACTACTTCATAGCTAAGCCTTGGTCCTCCGAAGAACTCATTGCAGTCATCGCCTCCTCACTACGCCGTAACCGTGTGACCCGCGAAACGACGACGCTGGTATGA
- the crtH gene encoding carotenoid isomerase, which produces MSCDVIVVGAGIGGLTAAAHLVAQGYQVLVLEKYLIPGGSGGYFEREGYRFDVGASMIFGLGQQGTTNLLTRALASVAEKVASIPDPVQVHYHLPEGLNVRVHRDYDRFLGELQARFPHERRGIQTFYGECWQVFNYLNSMELKSLEEIGYLTRVFFDQPFSCLGLARYLPVNAGAVARRYIRDPHLLRFIDMECYCWSVVPADRTPMINAGMVFSDRHYGGINYPVGGVGQIAQALERGITRLGSQVRYGARVKEMLFNSRGQCTGVKLANGEQLLARAVISNATRWDTFGRLVPAERTPAAEVRWRSRYQPSPSFLSLHLGVHRSLIPPDTDVHHILLDQWTQLEASLGTLFISIPTLLDPSVAPLDRHILHAFSPTTMAQWQGLDPADYTRQKQVWADSVITRLEQLFPGVREAIAFQEVGTPRTHRRFLGRMDGTYGPIPRGTPLGLLGMPFNKTAIPRLYCVGDSTFPGQGLNAVAFSGIACGHKVAVDLRS; this is translated from the coding sequence ATGTCTTGTGATGTGATTGTCGTCGGGGCGGGTATCGGGGGGTTGACCGCCGCTGCTCATCTGGTTGCTCAGGGTTATCAGGTCCTAGTCCTAGAGAAGTACCTGATTCCTGGAGGGAGCGGGGGCTATTTTGAGCGCGAGGGCTACCGCTTTGACGTGGGAGCCTCCATGATCTTTGGGCTGGGTCAGCAGGGTACGACCAACCTCCTGACGCGCGCCTTGGCGAGTGTCGCTGAAAAAGTGGCGAGTATCCCCGACCCGGTGCAGGTCCACTATCACTTGCCTGAGGGACTAAATGTCAGGGTCCACCGTGACTATGACCGATTTTTGGGGGAGTTACAGGCCCGCTTCCCCCACGAGCGGCGGGGAATTCAGACTTTTTACGGGGAATGCTGGCAGGTCTTCAACTACCTCAACAGCATGGAGCTGAAATCTTTAGAGGAGATCGGCTACTTGACTCGGGTCTTTTTTGACCAACCTTTTTCCTGTCTGGGTCTTGCCCGCTACCTGCCTGTCAACGCCGGGGCAGTGGCTCGCCGCTACATCCGCGACCCGCATCTGCTGCGCTTCATTGATATGGAATGCTACTGCTGGTCTGTGGTCCCTGCCGACCGCACACCGATGATCAACGCGGGGATGGTCTTCTCCGACCGTCACTATGGCGGCATCAACTACCCGGTGGGCGGGGTAGGGCAAATTGCCCAAGCACTGGAGCGCGGCATCACCCGCCTAGGCAGTCAGGTCCGCTATGGAGCGCGCGTCAAAGAAATGCTCTTCAACAGCCGGGGACAGTGCACAGGGGTCAAACTGGCTAACGGGGAACAACTGCTGGCTCGTGCAGTCATCTCGAATGCCACGCGTTGGGATACCTTTGGGCGTCTGGTGCCCGCCGAGCGCACCCCCGCCGCTGAAGTGCGTTGGCGCTCCCGCTACCAGCCATCACCTAGCTTTTTGAGCCTACATTTAGGGGTCCATCGTTCGCTCATTCCTCCAGACACAGATGTGCACCACATTTTGCTAGACCAATGGACGCAGTTAGAAGCGTCTCTAGGAACGCTCTTCATCTCTATTCCGACCCTGCTCGACCCTTCGGTGGCTCCTCTGGACCGGCATATCCTCCACGCTTTCAGCCCGACCACGATGGCGCAGTGGCAAGGGCTCGACCCTGCGGACTATACCCGTCAGAAACAGGTCTGGGCAGATAGCGTCATCACACGCTTGGAGCAGCTCTTTCCGGGGGTGCGGGAGGCTATCGCCTTCCAGGAAGTGGGCACACCCCGCACCCACCGGCGCTTCTTGGGACGTATGGACGGCACCTATGGACCGATTCCTCGGGGCACACCGTTGGGGCTGTTGGGGATGCCCTTTAATAAGACTGCTATCCCCCGGCTTTACTGCGTGGGCGACAGCACGTTTCCCGGTCAGGGCTTGAATGCGGTTGCCTTTTCGGGCATTGCCTGCGGTCACAAAGTCGCAGTGGATCTACGGTCTTAG
- a CDS encoding alpha/beta fold hydrolase: protein MPFSTGGLASHYYELTPVRPGRPVLVFVHGWGGSGRYWASTVAHFQAEFTCLTFDGRGFGRTPVGEGDRRDFTLETYVEDLEELLAELGLDDIYLMAHSLGASTATLYANRYPQRIRKLVLTCSGIFAYQALAFKTFHTVGGWVVRFRPPWMTKIPLAHRAFEQRFVHRPLPETVSRQFLADFVLADYSAALGTMLDAVSEKAANLMPKAFAGLTMPTLIISGHYDKIIPVPLARSVLPLNPLVRLEVLPQSAHFPMLEQPQEYLTLVRQFLELPAAVSF from the coding sequence ATGCCCTTTAGCACTGGCGGTCTGGCTTCTCATTATTACGAATTGACCCCTGTGCGTCCGGGGCGTCCGGTGTTGGTCTTTGTGCATGGTTGGGGTGGTTCGGGGCGCTACTGGGCGTCCACGGTAGCCCACTTTCAAGCCGAGTTTACCTGTCTTACTTTTGATGGGCGGGGTTTTGGGCGGACTCCGGTGGGGGAGGGTGACCGCCGGGATTTCACCCTGGAGACCTATGTGGAGGACCTAGAGGAGCTACTTGCCGAATTGGGTCTAGACGATATTTATCTGATGGCTCATTCCCTGGGAGCCTCGACAGCGACGCTCTATGCCAACCGCTATCCACAGCGTATCCGCAAATTGGTGCTCACCTGCTCGGGTATCTTCGCGTATCAGGCGTTAGCTTTCAAGACTTTTCACACAGTCGGCGGCTGGGTAGTGCGTTTTCGCCCGCCTTGGATGACGAAGATCCCGCTTGCGCACCGCGCCTTTGAACAGCGCTTTGTCCACCGTCCTCTGCCCGAAACCGTCTCGCGCCAATTCCTCGCAGATTTTGTCCTGGCGGACTACAGTGCCGCCTTGGGCACGATGTTGGATGCTGTCAGCGAAAAGGCTGCGAACTTGATGCCGAAAGCTTTTGCCGGTCTGACGATGCCGACGCTCATTATCTCGGGTCACTACGACAAAATCATCCCGGTCCCCCTCGCTCGCTCGGTGCTGCCGCTAAATCCGCTGGTGCGCCTAGAAGTCCTCCCGCAGAGTGCCCACTTCCCGATGTTGGAGCAGCCTCAGGAGTATCTGACCCTGGTGCGTCAGTTCCTGGAGTTGCCCGCTGCGGTCTCTTTCTGA
- a CDS encoding DUF4079 domain-containing protein encodes MNLPSFLWLWRIAAWSMGLSLVVYALLAVSGGWGNYRRRHRLTALPWLRVFHVVLGGSLVGLTLLLLGVGVVGTLGHFGSLGHSAHLGMGLLVTGLVLLSAWSATRIHPQRSWARKLHVSTNGVLFLGFLGVLVTGWQVVQKYLP; translated from the coding sequence GTGAATCTGCCCTCTTTCCTCTGGCTGTGGCGTATCGCCGCTTGGTCGATGGGGCTGTCGCTTGTGGTCTACGCACTCTTGGCGGTGAGCGGGGGCTGGGGGAACTATCGCCGCCGCCATAGGTTGACTGCGCTGCCTTGGTTGCGGGTATTCCACGTTGTACTAGGAGGGAGTCTGGTGGGGCTCACACTCTTGCTGTTGGGGGTGGGCGTTGTTGGGACGCTGGGGCATTTTGGTTCGTTGGGGCACTCTGCCCATCTAGGCATGGGACTGCTGGTGACGGGGCTAGTCCTGCTCTCAGCCTGGAGTGCCACGCGCATCCATCCGCAACGCTCCTGGGCCAGAAAGCTCCATGTAAGCACGAATGGGGTATTATTCCTGGGCTTTTTGGGCGTGTTGGTCACAGGCTGGCAGGTGGTTCAAAAATATTTGCCGTAG
- a CDS encoding mannose-1-phosphate guanyltransferase, giving the protein MRAVLMAGGSGTRLRPLTCDIPKPMVPVLNRPISEHILNLLKRHGITEVIATLYYLPDVMREYFKDGRDFGVSLTYAVEEEKPLGTAGCVKNIEQLLTETFLVISGDSLTDFDLSAALKFHREKGSKATLILTRVPDPREFGVVITDKDDRIERFLEKPSSSEVFSDTVNTGTYILEPEVLKYLPANKEVDFSNDLFPKLLANREPMFGFIANDYWCDVGNLDTYREAQYDGLERKVLLDMPYPERSAGIWIGDNATIHPTAELVPPVIVGKGCRIGARTRILGGTILGDNVFVGADAQLEKAIVWNGSVVGDEAVLTACTVARGCRVGRKVHLHEASVLGPLCSVGDEAQITNGVRVWPSKKIEPGAILNINLIWGSQAPRNLFSQRGIIGLANVDITPEFAVKIGAAYGATLKSGSYVQISRDQRRICRMVTRSLISGLMSVGVNVQNLDATAIPIARYCAPIHKVVGGIHVRVHPERPDHILIEILDAQGINISKAKEKKIESAYFKEDFQRARLEDIGDVNYPERMLEYYEEGFKKSMNTEPLRNSKKVVIDYAYGVAGAILPVMLGKFGADAVVLNASLSFSSLTLEQREQMLTQLSKVVEAVQANFGVQILANGEQLILVDEQGETIRGEQLTAVMAELVLASSPRSTIIVPVNTSSVIEQVANRHDAQVIRTKSNPTALMEAAASTPHVALAGSAEMGFIFPQLHPGFDAMFTVAKLVELLTIQERTLAQVRQELPPIYHKHQAVRCSWNAKGSLMRVLVEENQRERVELIDGVKIHESETDWVLVLPDAGEPLVHIYADGTSKSKVDALSRQYRDRVNEVSREDREETSMIEEV; this is encoded by the coding sequence ATGCGAGCAGTACTGATGGCGGGGGGCTCAGGGACCCGTCTGCGTCCCCTCACCTGTGACATTCCCAAACCGATGGTCCCCGTCCTAAACCGGCCCATCTCAGAACACATCCTGAATCTCCTGAAGCGCCATGGCATCACTGAAGTCATCGCAACCCTTTACTATCTCCCGGATGTAATGCGCGAGTACTTCAAGGACGGACGGGATTTTGGGGTCAGCCTTACCTATGCCGTTGAAGAAGAAAAACCTTTGGGTACGGCTGGTTGTGTCAAAAATATTGAACAGTTGCTCACCGAAACCTTTTTGGTCATCTCGGGCGACTCGCTTACGGACTTTGACCTGAGCGCTGCTCTCAAGTTTCACCGCGAGAAGGGGTCAAAGGCGACCTTAATTCTTACGCGCGTCCCCGACCCTCGGGAATTTGGCGTAGTCATCACTGACAAAGATGACCGTATCGAGCGTTTTTTGGAGAAACCTTCTAGTAGCGAAGTTTTTTCAGACACGGTCAACACCGGAACCTACATCTTGGAGCCGGAGGTATTGAAATATCTGCCTGCCAACAAAGAGGTAGATTTCTCCAACGACCTGTTCCCGAAATTGCTGGCTAACCGGGAGCCCATGTTCGGTTTTATCGCCAACGACTACTGGTGTGATGTCGGCAACCTAGACACCTATCGCGAAGCGCAGTACGACGGGCTAGAGCGCAAAGTTCTACTGGATATGCCTTACCCGGAGCGCTCCGCCGGCATTTGGATTGGCGACAATGCCACCATCCATCCCACCGCTGAGTTGGTCCCTCCGGTCATCGTAGGCAAAGGCTGCCGCATCGGGGCAAGGACCCGAATCCTCGGTGGCACCATTCTGGGCGATAACGTTTTCGTCGGGGCCGATGCTCAGTTAGAGAAAGCGATTGTCTGGAATGGATCGGTTGTCGGAGACGAAGCGGTCCTCACCGCCTGTACTGTAGCCCGCGGCTGCCGCGTTGGGCGCAAGGTCCATCTGCATGAAGCCTCTGTATTGGGGCCATTGTGTTCCGTGGGCGATGAGGCTCAGATCACCAACGGCGTCCGGGTGTGGCCTAGTAAAAAGATTGAGCCAGGAGCGATCTTGAACATCAACCTCATTTGGGGCAGTCAAGCCCCGCGTAACCTGTTTTCGCAGCGGGGCATCATCGGCCTCGCCAACGTCGATATCACCCCCGAGTTTGCCGTCAAAATCGGGGCAGCCTATGGCGCGACGCTCAAGTCAGGGTCTTATGTCCAAATCTCCCGCGACCAGCGGCGCATCTGCCGGATGGTGACGCGCTCGTTGATCTCGGGTCTGATGTCCGTGGGGGTGAATGTTCAAAACCTAGACGCGACAGCCATCCCCATTGCGCGCTACTGTGCTCCGATCCACAAAGTGGTAGGCGGTATCCATGTGCGCGTCCACCCCGAGCGCCCGGATCATATTCTGATCGAAATTCTCGACGCCCAGGGGATCAACATCTCCAAGGCCAAGGAAAAGAAAATCGAGTCGGCTTACTTCAAAGAAGACTTCCAACGTGCCCGCCTAGAGGACATCGGGGATGTCAACTATCCCGAGCGGATGTTGGAGTACTACGAAGAAGGCTTCAAGAAGAGCATGAACACGGAGCCTTTGCGCAATAGCAAAAAGGTCGTCATCGACTATGCCTACGGCGTGGCGGGGGCGATTCTCCCGGTGATGTTGGGTAAATTTGGCGCAGATGCGGTTGTCCTCAACGCTTCTTTGAGCTTTAGCTCGCTCACCTTGGAGCAGCGCGAACAGATGCTAACCCAATTGAGCAAGGTGGTCGAGGCGGTACAGGCCAACTTCGGCGTGCAGATCCTGGCTAATGGGGAGCAGCTCATTCTGGTGGACGAGCAGGGCGAGACGATCCGCGGCGAACAACTCACAGCGGTCATGGCTGAGTTGGTCCTTGCCTCTAGCCCGCGCAGCACGATCATCGTCCCGGTCAATACCAGCAGCGTGATTGAGCAGGTCGCCAACCGCCACGACGCGCAGGTGATCCGCACCAAGTCCAACCCCACAGCCCTGATGGAGGCAGCAGCGTCCACGCCCCATGTGGCCCTTGCGGGTTCAGCGGAGATGGGCTTCATCTTCCCGCAGTTACATCCGGGATTTGACGCTATGTTCACGGTGGCGAAGCTCGTCGAGTTGCTTACGATCCAGGAGCGCACCCTAGCCCAAGTTCGCCAGGAATTGCCTCCTATCTACCACAAACACCAGGCAGTGCGTTGTTCTTGGAACGCCAAGGGCTCGTTGATGCGGGTGTTGGTCGAGGAGAACCAGCGCGAGCGGGTGGAACTCATCGACGGAGTCAAGATCCACGAGTCGGAAACAGACTGGGTCCTAGTCCTGCCTGATGCCGGGGAGCCCTTGGTCCACATCTATGCCGACGGCACCTCCAAGTCCAAGGTGGACGCCCTCTCTCGCCAATACCGCGACCGGGTCAACGAGGTCTCCCGTGAGGACCGCGAGGAGACGAGCATGATTGAAGAGGTGTAG
- a CDS encoding DUF3177 family protein has product MSDAWLRELVWWDYRLAVALTILAPLVLLMLSFIQPYRSVRHALIAYWRVSSLLAITVYLMAAHNPLGYFTGWAAHLMIVACLIYFAAVLPVQAEGLFTRAFRLWRTGAVAYNLMGLVFVAQFLGCVGRETGSCTILLGPPLQFTALVHPGATPAHFNTAGQIGLVLYLLYFVYWVLVRRRQIKPN; this is encoded by the coding sequence ATGAGCGACGCTTGGCTCAGGGAATTGGTCTGGTGGGATTATCGGCTGGCGGTCGCCCTTACGATCCTGGCTCCGCTGGTTTTGCTGATGCTGTCTTTTATCCAACCTTACCGTTCGGTTCGGCACGCCCTCATTGCCTACTGGCGCGTCAGCAGTCTGCTTGCCATCACGGTGTACCTCATGGCTGCTCACAATCCTCTGGGTTACTTCACGGGTTGGGCCGCCCACCTGATGATCGTCGCCTGTCTGATCTATTTCGCTGCGGTCCTGCCCGTCCAAGCGGAGGGGCTCTTTACGCGGGCGTTCCGGCTATGGCGCACCGGGGCAGTAGCTTATAACCTGATGGGGCTGGTCTTTGTGGCGCAGTTTTTAGGGTGTGTGGGCCGAGAGACTGGGTCATGCACTATCCTCTTAGGTCCCCCACTCCAGTTCACCGCGCTGGTCCATCCGGGTGCCACCCCGGCCCATTTCAACACCGCTGGGCAGATTGGGCTGGTGCTCTACCTGCTTTACTTTGTCTATTGGGTCCTCGTACGCCGCCGCCAGATTAAACCAAACTAA
- a CDS encoding matrixin family metalloprotease has protein sequence MSIPVRADWLVEVSGVAAPGIYTLGTNESEAQIIRRAGGALPGQHPQVVKVSQAFSVTTRPPAVRRPLGTPRLQASVSTAQDDAPQGRERLLPKTLPLNLWIASPAWQEEIDQRYKTAADRALTYWNQTFAQMGLPVAPFTQASTPAEAQVILTFEELPPGIAGLASPQEQWVKIDPSYSNGRGRQRPISRNYGFIYLTAVHELGHILGLGHTQEPGTIMYYLNDNEARPTGYRETSPEEIERPLTLGEESTGLLRRLYPLPPGS, from the coding sequence GTGAGTATTCCAGTCCGCGCAGATTGGCTGGTTGAGGTGTCAGGTGTAGCCGCGCCTGGGATTTATACCTTGGGAACAAACGAATCTGAAGCTCAGATTATTCGCCGCGCCGGGGGAGCCCTACCGGGACAGCACCCCCAAGTGGTCAAGGTAAGTCAGGCTTTTTCCGTTACAACACGCCCTCCAGCGGTCAGACGCCCTCTAGGTACCCCCCGCTTGCAAGCTTCGGTCTCTACTGCTCAAGACGATGCTCCTCAAGGACGCGAGCGCCTCCTGCCCAAAACCCTGCCTTTAAATCTCTGGATTGCATCCCCGGCTTGGCAAGAAGAGATTGACCAACGCTATAAGACTGCCGCTGATCGTGCGCTAACTTATTGGAACCAAACCTTCGCCCAGATGGGGTTACCCGTCGCGCCTTTCACCCAGGCAAGTACCCCCGCAGAGGCTCAGGTCATACTGACCTTTGAGGAATTGCCTCCAGGAATTGCGGGGCTAGCCAGCCCTCAAGAGCAATGGGTCAAGATTGACCCGAGTTATAGCAATGGACGAGGCAGACAACGCCCTATTTCGCGCAACTACGGCTTCATCTACCTCACGGCGGTCCATGAGTTGGGCCATATCCTGGGGCTGGGCCATACCCAGGAACCTGGCACCATCATGTACTATTTGAACGACAATGAAGCAAGGCCCACGGGCTACCGGGAGACCAGCCCCGAGGAGATAGAGCGGCCGCTCACCCTGGGAGAAGAATCTACAGGGCTCCTGCGCAGGCTGTATCCGTTACCTCCGGGCTCCTGA
- the tsf gene encoding translation elongation factor Ts: MAEVTAQLVKQLREETSVSMIDCKKALTETEGDLEKAKEYLRKKGLAKGDKMAARQAAEGLVDSYIHTGGRVGVLVEVNCETDFVARGDTFRTLVHDIAIQIAACPNVEYVSVADIPEDLKEREKGIEMGREDLNKKPEKIREQIVQGRIEKLLKERTLLDQPFVKDQTITIDELIRQTISKVGENIKVRRFSRFTLGEGLKNA; this comes from the coding sequence ATGGCTGAAGTGACGGCCCAATTAGTCAAGCAACTGCGTGAAGAGACCAGCGTCTCGATGATCGACTGTAAAAAAGCCCTCACCGAGACCGAGGGCGACCTCGAAAAAGCCAAAGAATACCTCCGCAAGAAGGGGTTGGCTAAGGGCGACAAGATGGCTGCCCGTCAAGCTGCCGAGGGCTTGGTGGACTCCTACATCCACACGGGGGGCCGCGTCGGCGTCCTAGTAGAAGTCAACTGTGAAACTGACTTTGTCGCCCGAGGAGATACCTTCAGAACCCTGGTCCACGACATCGCCATCCAGATTGCGGCTTGCCCGAATGTGGAATATGTGAGCGTGGCGGACATCCCCGAAGACCTCAAAGAGCGGGAGAAGGGGATCGAAATGGGCCGTGAGGACCTCAACAAAAAGCCCGAGAAGATCCGAGAGCAGATCGTCCAGGGTCGTATCGAAAAGCTGCTCAAAGAGCGGACACTACTCGACCAGCCCTTCGTCAAAGACCAGACCATCACCATAGACGAACTGATTCGGCAGACCATCTCCAAAGTCGGAGAAAATATCAAAGTCCGGCGCTTTAGCCGCTTTACCCTGGGCGAGGGCCTCAAAAACGCCTGA